A single region of the Austwickia chelonae genome encodes:
- a CDS encoding malate dehydrogenase: protein MSTTPVKVAVTGAAGQIGYSLLFRIASGALLGPDTPVQLQLLEITPALKALEGTVMELNDCAFPTLAGVEIGDDPNKIFDGANLALLVGARPRTKGMERGDLLEANGAIFTGQGKALNDHAADDIRIGVTGNPANTNALIAMSNAPDIPKERFSALTRLDHNRAISQLSAKLGVPVTEIAKMTIWGNHSATQYPDLFHAEVGGKNAYEAVGDQAWYENDFIPTVAKRGAAIIEARGASSAASAASATIDAARDWLTGSAEGDWVSMAVVSDGSYGVPEGIISSFPVITKNGDWEIVQGLEIDDFSRGKIDASVAELVEERDAVRELGLIK, encoded by the coding sequence GTGAGCACAACGCCCGTGAAGGTTGCCGTCACCGGTGCCGCCGGCCAGATCGGCTACAGCCTCCTCTTCCGTATCGCCAGTGGCGCGCTGCTCGGCCCAGACACTCCGGTCCAACTGCAGCTCCTGGAGATCACGCCGGCGCTGAAAGCGCTGGAGGGCACGGTCATGGAGCTCAACGACTGCGCCTTCCCGACCCTCGCCGGTGTCGAGATCGGCGACGACCCCAACAAGATCTTCGACGGCGCCAACCTGGCATTGCTTGTCGGCGCACGCCCCCGTACGAAGGGCATGGAGCGCGGCGATCTGCTCGAAGCCAATGGCGCCATCTTCACCGGCCAGGGCAAAGCCCTGAACGACCACGCCGCTGACGACATCCGGATCGGTGTCACCGGCAACCCGGCCAACACCAATGCCCTCATCGCCATGAGCAATGCCCCTGACATCCCCAAGGAGCGTTTCTCCGCGCTGACCCGCCTGGACCACAACCGGGCCATCAGCCAGCTCTCCGCGAAGTTGGGTGTGCCGGTCACCGAGATCGCCAAGATGACGATCTGGGGAAACCACTCCGCAACCCAGTACCCGGACCTCTTCCACGCCGAGGTCGGCGGCAAGAACGCCTACGAGGCCGTGGGCGACCAGGCCTGGTACGAGAACGACTTCATTCCCACAGTCGCCAAACGTGGCGCGGCGATCATCGAAGCGCGTGGTGCGTCCTCGGCCGCTTCGGCGGCATCGGCGACGATCGACGCGGCTCGTGACTGGCTGACCGGTTCCGCCGAAGGCGACTGGGTGTCGATGGCCGTGGTCTCCGACGGGTCGTACGGTGTGCCTGAGGGCATCATCTCCTCCTTCCCCGTGATCACGAAGAACGGCGACTGGGAGATCGTCCAAGGCCTGGAGATCGACGACTTCAGCCGCGGCAAGATCGATGCTTCGGTGGCCGAGCTCGTGGAAGAGCGCGATGCCGTACGTGAGCTGGGTCTCATCAAGTGA